Proteins from a single region of Pseudodesulfovibrio portus:
- a CDS encoding amidohydrolase family protein, whose translation MIELIRAAKAATMIPGAPVIEDAAILVDQGIIREVGTYGDLAPAHSGKIIDLGDAFITPGLINAHSHLELAHLRGKCPSGQGFVAWVEDLLKQPIFDLDPQALEDAARELKRTGTCMVGDIATRFAKEMAGTLEASGLFFVVFCEAIGETIPKKTFIPSGDFEAGVISVAGHSLYTTHVDVLRAAKAETRDKGLPFSLHLAEHDDEVAIMADAPSRFLDLLQARGRLLDFQPPGKRPVQQAAALGLLDETTLAVHCVKVTDEDIETVRASGATVCLCPRSNEFIGVGRAPWEKWVASGAPVCLGTDSLASNHDLDLWNEAAYLKEHFNGELALDDLLAMMTRTPAKIMGAGHILGTLEPGKVAAFARVSERISDLF comes from the coding sequence ATGATTGAGCTTATTCGTGCGGCCAAAGCCGCGACCATGATCCCCGGCGCGCCCGTTATCGAGGATGCGGCCATCCTGGTTGACCAGGGAATCATCAGGGAAGTCGGAACATACGGCGACCTGGCCCCGGCCCATTCCGGAAAAATCATCGACCTCGGCGACGCTTTCATCACTCCCGGCCTGATCAACGCCCATTCCCATCTCGAATTGGCCCATCTGCGAGGCAAGTGCCCGTCAGGCCAGGGGTTCGTCGCCTGGGTCGAGGACCTGCTCAAGCAGCCCATCTTTGACCTCGATCCCCAGGCGCTCGAGGACGCGGCCCGGGAGTTGAAACGAACCGGGACCTGCATGGTCGGGGACATCGCCACCCGATTTGCCAAGGAAATGGCCGGAACGCTCGAAGCTTCCGGTCTTTTTTTCGTGGTTTTCTGCGAGGCCATCGGCGAGACGATTCCGAAAAAGACCTTTATCCCGTCCGGCGACTTCGAGGCGGGCGTCATCTCCGTGGCCGGGCACTCGCTCTACACCACGCATGTGGACGTGCTCCGCGCGGCCAAGGCCGAGACCCGCGACAAGGGACTGCCGTTTTCCCTGCACCTGGCCGAGCACGACGACGAGGTCGCCATCATGGCCGATGCGCCGAGCAGATTTCTCGATCTGCTCCAGGCGCGGGGCAGGCTGCTCGACTTCCAGCCGCCCGGCAAGCGCCCGGTGCAGCAGGCCGCCGCCCTCGGGCTGCTCGACGAGACCACCCTGGCCGTGCACTGCGTCAAGGTCACGGATGAGGACATTGAGACCGTGCGCGCATCAGGGGCGACCGTCTGCCTCTGTCCGCGCTCCAACGAGTTCATCGGCGTGGGCCGGGCCCCCTGGGAAAAATGGGTCGCGTCCGGCGCCCCGGTCTGCCTCGGCACCGACTCCCTGGCGTCCAACCACGACCTCGACCTGTGGAACGAGGCCGCCTACCTCAAGGAACATTTCAACGGCGAGCTGGCCCTCGACGACCTGCTCGCCATGATGACCCGCACGCCCGCAAAAATCATGGGCGCGGGCCATATACTTGGTACCCTGGAACCCGGAAAGGTCGCGGCGTTTGCCAGGGTTTCTGAACGGATATCGGATTTATTCTAA
- a CDS encoding aspartate carbamoyltransferase catalytic subunit: MKWLHKDLLDVVQLSKSEVMAIFETAGRFQELQERPVKKVPTLKGRSVILFFAEPSTRTKTSFDVAGKRLSADTFSLAKSSSSLTKGESLKDTALTLQAMAPDAIVIRHWCSGAARFLADRLDCSVINAGDGRHAHPTQALLDSFTLYQEWGDVAGKTVLILGDIAHSRVARSNVILLNKLGASVRICGPRTLLPPAIRKWPVKVYSDLNEAMKGVDAVMCLRLQLERQKEGLLPDLREYARTFGLAQRHVDLANPEVRILHPGPMNRGVEISSDLADCADSLVLDQVSSGVVVRMALLFLYMTRKGEE, encoded by the coding sequence ATGAAATGGCTGCACAAGGACCTGTTGGACGTTGTCCAGTTGTCCAAATCCGAGGTCATGGCGATTTTCGAGACCGCCGGGCGGTTTCAGGAGTTGCAGGAACGGCCGGTCAAGAAGGTGCCGACCCTCAAGGGGCGGTCCGTGATCCTGTTTTTCGCGGAACCCAGCACCCGGACCAAGACCAGTTTCGACGTGGCCGGGAAGCGGTTGTCCGCGGACACCTTTTCCCTGGCCAAGAGCTCGTCGAGCCTGACCAAGGGCGAATCCCTCAAGGACACGGCCCTGACGCTCCAGGCCATGGCCCCGGATGCCATCGTCATCCGCCACTGGTGCTCGGGCGCGGCCCGGTTCCTGGCCGACCGCCTGGACTGCTCGGTCATCAACGCGGGCGACGGGCGGCACGCCCACCCGACACAGGCCCTGCTCGATTCCTTCACCCTGTACCAGGAGTGGGGCGACGTGGCCGGCAAGACCGTCCTCATCCTGGGAGACATCGCCCACAGCCGCGTGGCCCGGTCCAACGTCATCCTGCTGAACAAGCTCGGGGCCAGCGTCCGCATCTGCGGCCCGCGCACCCTGCTGCCGCCCGCCATCCGCAAATGGCCGGTCAAGGTCTACTCCGACCTGAACGAGGCGATGAAGGGCGTGGACGCGGTCATGTGCCTGCGCCTCCAGCTGGAACGGCAGAAGGAGGGGCTGCTGCCCGACCTGCGCGAGTACGCCCGGACCTTCGGCCTGGCCCAGCGCCATGTGGACCTGGCCAACCCCGAGGTGCGCATCCTGCACCCCGGCCCCATGAACCGGGGCGTTGAGATCAGCTCGGACCTGGCCGATTGCGCGGATTCACTGGTCCTGGACCAGGTGTCCAGCGGCGTGGTCGTGCGCATGGCCCTGCTCTTCCTGTACATGACCCGCAAGGGCGAAGAATAA
- a CDS encoding dihydroorotase, whose protein sequence is MAKIDLIVRRAKLDGKEVDIFVSRGRIESVKKSVKSLDAGDARVEEAFGLTAMASMTDVHVHLREPGYEYKEDVESGLRAAAWGGFSNIMCMANTKPVNDTASVTELMLEKARLHWPKGPRLFPIGALTKGLSGKELAPMAELAKAGCAAFSNDGVPVKSSKIFLRAVEYASDWDRVVIDHCEDPYLGVATGINEGEVSSRLGLPAQPDVAEAMQVSRDILLAEYLDIPIHLAHISCRKSVDLIRFAKERGVKITAETTPHYLTMTEDYLEAEETEYDTNAKVNPPLRPEADRLAVIEALNDGTLDCLATDHAPHAAHEKEVEFDVAPCGITGLDTALSVTWQLVRDGVLTQETFTRAWTTAPCSIFNLPVNRFEPGDPADFFLFDEGEEWTVSPQTLYSRGKNTPLLGTVLKGRVKTHFIAGKKIV, encoded by the coding sequence ATGGCTAAGATAGATTTGATTGTCAGGCGCGCCAAGCTCGACGGCAAAGAGGTGGACATCTTTGTTTCCAGGGGCAGGATCGAGTCCGTGAAGAAGTCCGTGAAGTCCCTCGACGCGGGCGACGCCAGGGTGGAGGAGGCCTTCGGGCTGACCGCCATGGCCTCCATGACCGACGTGCACGTCCATCTGCGCGAGCCCGGGTACGAGTACAAGGAGGACGTGGAGTCCGGCCTGCGGGCCGCAGCCTGGGGCGGGTTCTCCAACATCATGTGCATGGCCAACACCAAGCCGGTGAACGACACCGCTTCCGTGACCGAGTTGATGCTCGAGAAGGCCCGCCTGCACTGGCCCAAGGGACCGCGCCTGTTTCCCATCGGCGCCCTGACCAAGGGGTTGTCCGGCAAGGAGCTCGCCCCCATGGCCGAACTGGCCAAGGCCGGGTGCGCGGCGTTTTCCAACGACGGCGTGCCGGTCAAGTCTTCCAAGATATTTCTCCGGGCCGTGGAGTATGCCTCGGACTGGGACCGCGTGGTCATCGACCACTGCGAGGACCCGTACCTGGGCGTGGCCACCGGCATCAACGAGGGCGAGGTGTCCAGCCGTCTCGGCCTGCCCGCCCAGCCCGACGTGGCCGAGGCCATGCAGGTGTCCCGCGACATCCTGCTGGCCGAGTACCTGGATATTCCCATCCACCTGGCGCACATCTCGTGCAGGAAATCCGTGGACCTCATCCGCTTCGCCAAGGAGCGGGGCGTGAAGATCACGGCCGAGACCACGCCCCATTACCTGACCATGACCGAGGACTACCTGGAAGCCGAGGAGACCGAGTACGACACCAACGCCAAGGTCAACCCGCCCCTGCGTCCCGAAGCGGACCGGCTGGCCGTGATCGAGGCGCTGAACGACGGCACCCTCGACTGCCTGGCCACGGACCATGCGCCCCACGCCGCCCATGAGAAGGAAGTGGAGTTCGACGTGGCTCCCTGCGGCATCACCGGCCTGGACACGGCCCTTTCCGTGACCTGGCAACTGGTGCGCGACGGCGTGCTGACGCAGGAGACCTTCACCCGCGCCTGGACAACGGCCCCGTGCTCCATTTTCAACCTGCCGGTCAACCGGTTCGAGCCCGGCGACCCTGCGGACTTCTTCCTCTTTGACGAGGGCGAGGAGTGGACAGTCTCCCCGCAGACCTTGTACTCCAGGGGCAAGAACACGCCGCTGCTGGGAACCGTCCTGAAAGGGCGGGTAAAAACCCATTTCATTGCGGGTAAAAAGATTGTATAG
- a CDS encoding HD domain-containing protein — MSQPFKDAVGFCKTIMRNGYDAYVINARLQALTLDETGKEQELDICTEAGLDELLKYFPNIEESQDKGTIGYLVEGGVKYFFYPASTDEAAYTDEAVSVMTPRLLKKLEQRGDIPLSAVCPFIPKAKDLYADFADFSEGQIRFKGLPDQALKKDYSLAYRALRFAANFDKEIEANSWAAIVRNARRVLDYVPMSDFLDEWRKVEAESMHKFFSLLFDSMLLHGLIPEIAALSRVTQIKNPEEGTEESVLEHTLDVMKAYPEELPYDWFGTVACLFHDVGKLYTADFHDDQWHFLQHHRVGAKVTRKVLKRLRFEEQDIDLICELVQNHMRPHFMLTDKGIRRLRSLDEYPRIMEMVKADIKARDGSWREFNHNLKMAERADIPEDEIEPLLDGNRIMTITGLKPGPVVGQIRDELLKAQIADDVTTDEDAEAFVKAYVKKHQCKGATC, encoded by the coding sequence ATGAGCCAGCCTTTCAAAGACGCTGTCGGCTTTTGCAAAACCATCATGCGCAACGGATACGATGCGTATGTGATCAACGCCCGGCTCCAGGCCCTGACCCTGGACGAGACCGGCAAGGAGCAGGAACTGGACATCTGCACCGAGGCCGGGTTGGACGAGCTCCTGAAGTATTTCCCCAATATCGAGGAGTCCCAGGACAAGGGCACCATCGGCTATCTGGTGGAAGGCGGCGTGAAGTATTTCTTCTACCCGGCCTCCACGGACGAGGCCGCCTACACGGACGAAGCCGTGTCCGTCATGACCCCGCGCCTGCTCAAGAAGCTCGAGCAGCGCGGCGACATCCCCCTGTCCGCCGTCTGCCCGTTCATCCCCAAGGCCAAGGATTTGTACGCGGACTTCGCTGATTTCTCCGAAGGCCAGATCCGCTTCAAGGGGCTGCCGGATCAGGCCCTCAAGAAAGACTACTCCCTGGCCTACCGGGCTTTGCGGTTCGCGGCCAACTTCGACAAGGAAATCGAGGCCAACTCCTGGGCGGCCATCGTGCGCAACGCCCGCCGCGTGCTCGACTACGTGCCCATGTCCGACTTCCTGGACGAGTGGCGCAAGGTCGAGGCCGAGTCCATGCACAAGTTCTTCAGCCTGCTTTTCGATTCCATGCTGCTGCACGGGTTGATCCCGGAGATCGCGGCCCTGTCCCGCGTCACCCAGATCAAGAACCCCGAGGAAGGGACCGAAGAGTCCGTGCTCGAGCACACCCTGGACGTCATGAAGGCCTACCCCGAAGAGCTGCCCTATGACTGGTTCGGCACCGTGGCCTGCCTGTTCCATGACGTCGGCAAGCTCTACACCGCCGATTTCCACGACGATCAGTGGCATTTCCTCCAGCACCACCGCGTGGGCGCCAAGGTCACCCGCAAGGTGCTGAAAAGGCTTCGCTTCGAGGAGCAGGACATCGACCTGATCTGCGAACTGGTCCAGAACCACATGCGCCCGCACTTCATGCTCACGGACAAGGGCATCCGGCGGCTGCGCTCCCTGGACGAGTACCCGCGCATCATGGAGATGGTCAAAGCGGACATCAAGGCCCGCGACGGCTCCTGGCGCGAGTTCAACCACAACCTCAAGATGGCCGAGCGCGCCGATATCCCGGAGGACGAGATCGAACCCCTCCTGGACGGCAACCGGATCATGACCATCACCGGCCTCAAGCCCGGCCCCGTGGTCGGCCAGATTCGCGACGAGCTGCTCAAGGCCCAGATCGCGGACGATGTGACGACCGACGAGGACGCCGAGGCCTTTGTCAAAGCCTACGTGAAGAAGCACCAATGCAAGGGCGCAACCTGTTAG